In Flavobacterium sp. CS20, a single window of DNA contains:
- a CDS encoding T9SS type A sorting domain-containing protein, producing MKIINITLIIFICALHINVSYAQTPDWQWAKRGGGTVNLQGSEVFSTGVERILDLAIDQNDNYYFLAEVGASQTDYDGTLITTYSSNGAYQDIYMFSTDCQGNFRWSKSIGGRSIDRANSIVVDANDNIYISGITRNFGSPAPHFSNDTIKTPAMLDGSMEEARKSMFIIKYDDQGNFQWLQEPEGPVNYFGAPLQKTVIEPSGRTHSLVRFGPGTHLDGQLTVTDSLGQSAIIVYDTNGNLENFIPLDMQPGLDIYDYQLAYDPNLDRYYIADTVRGTEPELSINGFGATTGDDKAFYLAALDNQGQVVWYHENNNVGGWSLGDIAVDDNGDIYFTGYQNNNFSNSSTAVDSFAGYTFEIDPIENDNQHPFLIKLDSNGNLIWGTNALRFSPFPGRSIAINGNDVYLGLGSLNNEWDGMPFGTGVSGVGLLATDNAVLRFNKTTGALQEVIPMPSASIAFDMIIAMDIDSNGNIVVGGHFGGSLLTADPNKSIFKTGGDTDFFIAQYGTGNCTLSTEEFSNSFDIKLYPQPASDKVFLQSQIPIMAYTIYNLQGQKIKQAKLDNNRIDIQQLSTGLYLIKVTNAQAKSQVLKLIVE from the coding sequence ATGAAAATCATAAATATAACTTTAATTATTTTTATATGTGCTTTACATATAAATGTTTCCTATGCTCAAACTCCAGACTGGCAATGGGCGAAGCGGGGTGGAGGTACTGTAAATTTACAAGGCTCTGAAGTATTTAGTACGGGTGTTGAACGGATATTAGACCTTGCCATAGACCAAAACGATAACTACTATTTTCTAGCCGAAGTTGGAGCCTCGCAGACCGATTATGATGGAACGTTGATAACTACCTATAGCTCGAATGGTGCTTATCAAGATATCTACATGTTCTCAACAGATTGTCAAGGTAACTTCAGATGGTCTAAAAGTATAGGCGGAAGATCTATTGATAGAGCTAATTCAATTGTAGTCGATGCCAATGATAATATTTATATTTCAGGAATTACGAGAAATTTTGGTTCACCAGCACCACATTTTTCAAATGATACTATAAAAACACCTGCAATGCTAGACGGGAGTATGGAAGAGGCCAGAAAGTCTATGTTTATCATTAAATATGATGACCAAGGCAATTTTCAGTGGTTGCAAGAGCCTGAAGGTCCTGTAAATTATTTTGGAGCTCCCCTACAAAAGACAGTAATAGAACCTAGTGGCAGAACACATTCTTTAGTTCGTTTTGGTCCTGGAACACATCTAGATGGTCAGCTTACTGTTACAGACTCTTTAGGTCAATCGGCTATAATAGTTTATGATACCAATGGAAACTTGGAAAACTTTATTCCTTTAGATATGCAACCTGGTTTAGATATATACGACTACCAACTCGCTTACGACCCCAATTTAGACCGGTATTATATTGCGGATACGGTAAGAGGCACCGAACCTGAACTCAGTATAAATGGGTTTGGTGCGACTACCGGAGATGATAAAGCCTTTTACTTGGCCGCTCTCGATAACCAAGGACAAGTGGTTTGGTATCATGAGAACAATAATGTTGGTGGCTGGTCATTAGGTGATATTGCTGTGGATGATAATGGTGATATTTATTTTACAGGTTATCAAAATAATAATTTTAGCAATAGTAGTACTGCTGTAGATAGTTTTGCGGGTTACACATTTGAAATTGACCCTATTGAAAATGATAACCAACATCCTTTTCTTATCAAACTAGATTCAAATGGGAATCTAATTTGGGGCACTAACGCTTTAAGATTTAGTCCTTTCCCCGGTCGTAGCATTGCCATCAATGGTAATGATGTGTATCTCGGTCTCGGGAGCTTAAACAACGAGTGGGATGGCATGCCGTTTGGCACAGGAGTCAGTGGCGTCGGCTTACTGGCTACCGATAATGCGGTGTTAAGGTTCAATAAAACCACAGGAGCATTGCAAGAAGTTATCCCTATGCCATCGGCATCCATAGCCTTTGACATGATCATAGCTATGGACATCGATAGCAATGGGAATATTGTAGTCGGTGGGCATTTTGGCGGCTCCTTGTTGACTGCCGATCCTAATAAATCCATATTTAAAACCGGCGGCGACACGGATTTTTTTATCGCCCAATACGGCACAGGTAATTGCACATTAAGCACGGAAGAGTTTAGCAACTCATTTGATATCAAACTCTATCCACAACCCGCGAGCGATAAGGTGTTTCTGCAAAGTCAAATCCCGATTATGGCTTATACCATTTACAACCTACAAGGTCAAAAAATCAAACAAGCTAAATTAGATAACAACCGCATAGACATCCAACAACTCTCAACAGGACTATATTTAATAAAAGTCACCAACGCCCAAGCCAAATCACAGGTGTTGAAATTGATTGTGGAGTAG